The window AACACCTCCAACCGCTGGAAGGACACCTACGGCACGGCGGAGGAGCACCTGAGCCTGACCATCCGCATCGCCAAGACGCTGGGCTCTCCGGTGGCGCGCTGCTATCTTGGCGATCAAAAAGACCGTTCGGGTGATGGTGGCATCCAGAGACACATTGAATCACTGGTCAAAACCATCAAAGCCTGCCAGTCCAAGGCTGAAGGAGAGGGCATCAAGATCGCCGTGGAAAACCACGCGGGAGATATGCAGTCTCATGAACTGAAGGCGCTGATCGAGGCAGCAGGAAAAGGCTATGTGGGAGCCAACATCGACCCCGGCAACGCGGTCTGGGCTTTGGAGGAACCACTGATGCATCTCGAAGTGCTCGGGCCTCTCACGATCTGCAGCAGCGTGCGTGACAGCATGCTGTGGGAAGATGAAAATGGAGCGGTGGTGCAGTGGACCGCCGTGGGTGATGGCATCGTGGATTTCAAAGCCTATGCCAAACGCTTTGCAGAACTGGCTCCAGGCGTGCCGCTGCAGGTGGAAACGATCTCGGGATTTGCCCGGCCCTTCGCGTGGAAGAAAGACGAGTTCTGGAAGATCTTCCCCAACCACCGCGACACGCCGATGTTTAAAGCCTGGCTGGACATGGCCAAGCGCGGCCACAAGATCGACAGCTTCAAAGCTCCCG is drawn from Prosthecobacter vanneervenii and contains these coding sequences:
- a CDS encoding sugar phosphate isomerase/epimerase family protein; translation: MNRRTFLAQSLAATAAASLSRAATGSKLAIGLDHFAVRATGWKAGQFIDYAASLKLDTMFISELPIFENFEEGYLKGLKEQADRAGIKLYVGTGCVCNTSNRWKDTYGTAEEHLSLTIRIAKTLGSPVARCYLGDQKDRSGDGGIQRHIESLVKTIKACQSKAEGEGIKIAVENHAGDMQSHELKALIEAAGKGYVGANIDPGNAVWALEEPLMHLEVLGPLTICSSVRDSMLWEDENGAVVQWTAVGDGIVDFKAYAKRFAELAPGVPLQVETISGFARPFAWKKDEFWKIFPNHRDTPMFKAWLDMAKRGHKIDSFKAPEGPSKKDAEIAYQKGEAERSFAWLRANA